Part of the Hemiscyllium ocellatum isolate sHemOce1 chromosome 9, sHemOce1.pat.X.cur, whole genome shotgun sequence genome, aatgaGTTTTTCAAGTAGGTATTCTGTTTCTGTTActgagttttatttttaaaataaaaattatattGTACAAGTGCTACAAAATGATGATTATCTGACAATTTACttttaaatatattcagcaaATGAAGGGTGGGCTGTTAATATTTTCACTTTTGTCCCTACCTACATCCATATGAAGCAAGTAAACAGTGGAAGCACTAACTGACATTTCACTCCATTGCTATCGATGCTGAAGTCAATTGTAGCACTCCTACACCAACTCCACATAAACATAtcaatcaaacctgggacttcCAAAAACTTGAACCTGCTGTAGATAGTGCATTTATGCGCTCAGCTATCCAAGGAGATAAATTCATTCAACCCACTTGTTTCATCCTGTCACTgataatatttaaatattttcttatcaatctgttcagagatgttgtggcatctctctggagcaggtgggacttgaatctcagtctcctgactcagaggtaagaAAAATattactgtgccacaagagctccTATCATTGCTATTACATATTAAATACTTTTTGAAAGTTAGGTTAATTCAGCAACTTCAGAAACAGCATCATTCTAGTTATTTTACTAATTGGGAAGCAATGacctagtagtattatcactagactattattcagagaccctggtaatattctggggacatgggctTGAATCCTACAAAGACATATGGTTAAGTTTAAATTcgataaatatttggaattagaATGATAAcgaatgataaccatgaaactattgtcaattgttgggaaaatccatctggttcattattgTCCTTTAGAGAAAGTAACTGatgcccttacctggtctggcctacctgtgtctccagacccattgcaatatAATTGACACTAAGTgcaattaggggtgggtaataaatgttggcctggccaaTAACACCCATATTTTGTGAATAAACGAAAAAAAGGTTAATTTAGAGGCCTGGACGAATGATCTGTGGGTGAGagttcaaatctctccatggcaTGGAAACTAAAAAGCTGgaatcagtaatggtgaccaatGTACTTATGGGTGCAGTGGTGGTGTGTTTCCTTACATCATATTGGATTGCAAATAATACTGTATTAATGTCGTAGTTTCCATTCTGTGACCGTTGTGTGTTTCCTCAAATTAATTGCAATTAATGTTGAAAATGGGAAGAGTTCTGTTAAGCGCAAACTAAATTGGGTTGATATTGCCCAAATCTATTTTGCCAAAAACGTTAAAGCAAGAAGGGGATTTTCATCAGAATTGCAAATTTTCATGCAGCACATTTTGCATGTAGAAATATGCCAGGCCCATTATATTTCCTAAACTGTTAGCATTTTCCCCAACGTAGGGTCTGCACCTCTAGAAGTATTTGATTCTGTTTTGTCATGCAGATTCCTATTGGATCGTATTCAGGGCTTACCTGAAAGTCTCATGGCCTCCCGCCTGGTGCCACAGCTGCTAACTCCATTGGTGTTTGCAGAACCAGTAGCAATTAAAAGCTTCCTTCCTCACCTTCTCAGGCCAAAGAAGGGTATGTTCAGTGTATGTATTCTTCATACAGTCTAATAGCGTAtagttggttctgatataacacaatagcTTGCCCAAGAAACAAactcgtgttataagaaaatcgcacaaTAGCCATGCCTTTTAAACTAATGGGACCGGAATactgttatagccaatacaggtaaggaaagtttgtatTCTGCAAATAACTGTTTAAATTCTTCAAATTTGTTAAAGCCAATTTATGTTCAGGAAACATATGTTGTAGCAAAACTGCCTTTATCTTTCAAATTAATATTCTTCAGTTTGAGGATATGCCTTTATGAACGTCATATATATGTTATGAGGTTGAAGGTGTgcactgtacctttgagagaaagaatgctgttctgaactgagagattataaGCACTGTGTATACGACTGGATGGCAGTCCCagggtgtactggaaaattgaaaatatgtaacatttggctgtgaaatggattcctgagttttggttgctgttttgaaaacaattcaaatttaaccaatcagtttgaaTTATGCTCCAAGATACTGAAACCCAATCgagttttaatttattgttttgccaacatcgaaccaatgagacgatcaaTGTTGGGGGTATAAGAatgcggacattttgaaaattggtcagagggCAACCACTGTAgtgagagaaattgctggagagctaattgcccatctaacatcttgctctcaGAGAAACTAGAAAACACTCtcgtcaaaggtaccttttcatgtgaaacgtacttgcagtaaaaagaaagatgacgacccagggagatcagcagtaAAATTGAAGACAGCAGAGAAGACAAAGACTGTATGATTTTCAGATTAAgctaatgtaattttaataagtgtcttattggaacagcatattgttttaGAGTTGGAGTCAGAGAGTAAGCATTTGAGAAAGAGGGGTTTAGATTAgtgaaatttttttttgattgttcacttttagagtaagaaaataaattaatgtgGAATTTAggtgttctctgtcactcatattttaacaaattACGAAGCGAAGCGAGCTTTTCCAggtatttggtttaattaacagaaaagGATCGCTTCTGTGTTGTAACATATGAGGAATTTTAGTTTAAGTTTGACAGCAAGATCAATTGATCAGCAATGCTAATCGAATGGAAATCTGTTATTGGGATCCACATGAATGGTTTGGAAATGACCTATGTATATTCAGGAACCAGTGTGACCTGTTACAAAATAGTAGACTAACATCTGCAAGAGAAACATCAATTGACCTTTTGGGACTTGACTTTCAACTTTCCTGCAAAGTTACAttgttattttcttttcattGCTGACTTGACTTGCTGTATGcttccagtatttgttgtttttctTGATAATCTTGTCACTGACTTACCATTTTTGGTTAAGTCCCAAGTTTGATTAACTCATGGCGTTTTCTGTTCATGTAATAATTATtttgcctccaaataaacctgttggactataatgtggtattctgatttttaatttgtccaccccagtccaacaacaccACCTCCAAATCTATGCTGTTTGATGTGATTTAGTGGTCTTGCAACCAGCATGCGATTTATATTGATAGGATGTTGTGCTATTACTTTGCAATTTCTTAAAAATTTAAGTCACCTTTTAGACTGATGGGTGTTGACCTCTGCTTTCTATCACCTGCAAGCGTCCTTATGAAGTCAGTTCTGTCCAACCTAATTGAGTTCCAAATGACGATGCAAAAAGTAACCCAAAATTGTCACTCTCTGGAAAGCAAATTATTTAAGTTGTTGTGGCTTATATCACATCAATATCTACACTTATTGTACGTAGTACAATTTAATGTGCAAGTACTTCAAATTTGTATCTAAAAAGTCTCAAATCATGAAAGTGGTTGATTGTTTCAGTGCAGTACATTTAGATGCCCCAGCTACAAAATGGCTGATACCTGTGGTTAGGGTCAGGCACAGTTTTGGAGGAGCATATTTTGTATTTGGTTGTTTTAGATTAGCATGGGATGTCTGACCTGACATTAGATAACTGAAGTGACAGGGATTTAAATTTCAGCACTTATTCTCCATATCTTGATGAACATAGTGATGTCCGTTGAAATAAATGTTCTGTTGAGGAGAAAAACATGAAATATTGCACGGTGTTCGCTGCAAACAAAAGTACATAAAAAGATTAAgttgttttgtttgtatttctcTAGACTCACCTAGTGATGATGAATTCAATAGCCTCCTGTCACCCAATGTCTTTCGAGATCATGTGATCCCAATTCTGTTGAAACTCTATAGTGTGCGAGAGGAGCATGTACGAATGGTGCTGTTATCTCATCTGGACACTTACGCTGATCTTTTTCAGTTGGAAGACCTGCAGGAAATTGTTCTTCCACAGGTCAGTGAAAGATAAGAAGTTTAAATTTCTGGGACAAGTAAGatagaagacaaaaaaaaagcaaaggactgcagatgctggaaaactcagtaggtctggcagcgattgtggggagaaagcagagttaatgtttcatgtccagtgaccatCTTCAGAACTTGCCGTGTTTTCCCAGCCATtcctttttttctgtttgaaatAATGTTTTGGATATTCAGTTGTATCTTTTCACCTGTTTATGGATTTTATTGGCTCTGCATATTTTGTGATTGCGTTAACATTTATGTAATTTACAGTGTACGGAGTTTTAAGAAGTGCTGGCAGTTTTTAAATTTGTCATTTCTCGTGACTATTTTAACAACATTTAATGTTTTATCTGAATGTTGTTGCTGCTTAATGTGCAGTCCTTTCACAGGTCTCCAGTAAGCTATTAGCCTATAGGTATGCAAATCTCTGCAGTGAGCCTATACCTTGAGACTGTTATCTACAAACCAAGGCTGAGACTTGAAAATAGACATTTTTACCACTTTGATTTTCATAAACAGAATCCAACAGAACTCTGATTTTATTAAATGCATTCCTACATCGAAGAACTTCTCAGATTATTTCATTTATAAATTCAGTGAACAAGCTTACACTGTGCTGTTAGGTATGCTTGTACATTTTGATGAATAGGATTTTTGAGAGACCTTGCAACTGTCTTTTGAAAACCTAAAACATCTCTGAGTTCTTTTTAGTTATTTCATGATCATGGTTTGAAACTATTGCTCAGATTAGCTTTGGAACATTACATTTCCATCTTGTGGGGATTTAGGGATACATTTTCTTTTCCTTGTTTAATTTCCTCCTTGCTATCAAGTTATGACATTGATAGATAAAAGTCACTGACATCCCACTGCATCACCACGGATCGCAATGTAAGAGAAAGtaaaaacttgcatttgtataataAATAAATTTAAGAAATAAAAATTCCTTTATGCTCAAATCTCAGAGACACATTACCCTGTTTCCATTTCAAAGTTCCTTGTTTGGTGGCATGGCTGTTATAAGTTTATTTTCTGGCAAACTCTGCATTTGTTCTGTGCCATCATCTTCTCTTGATAATGTCTCTTCATGAAACAACAAATACATCTTATTTACTCCTTACCATTTGTTCTTTAAATACATATTTGACAACCTTGTATGATAACGTCCTCTCAGACACTTTAAAACTTTCTGCTTTTGGCTCTTTTCTCTTACTGACTTCTAAGCCACTCAGGACTTCGACTGATTTGGAGACTGGTAAACTGCACTGTTGATGTCACAGACCTTTTCTCTCTGAATGATCTGAATCTTTCTGAAAGAAACATGTCCAATCACTGATCTTCTGGATGGTTCTGTGTTTCTAAAATATTtatgttagcgagttttgagaagatttgaagctcaggttgaggttttgaatgtagacttgctcgctgagctgaaaggttcatttccagatgtttcgttactttactaggtaacatctttagtagacctcatgcaaagcaatgctgaaaattcctgctttctatttatgtttgggtttctttgggttggtgatgtcatttcctgtggtgaaaccCAAAggtgtaaatagaaagcaggagttttcagcattgctttgcatgaggtccaccgaagatgttatctagtaaggtaatgaaacgtctggaaatgaacctttcagctcaacgagcaaatctacatccataaCATTTGTGTGTCATAGAACACCATTACATTACTTTGATTTTCTGTCTTCCACTCTGTTTTCTAAAGCATTTAACTATTCATTcaaagggttttttaaaaaaatcttcatttAAATGCTTGTAAACAAATTCCTAGATAACCTGGTATCACACTCAATGCAAATAAAAGTAAACTATATCCTGTGCATCTTAAGGAGCACAGGAATGTTGACATATAAGTCAGACTTAAAGTTATGTGATTTTTGTCACATTTTAGAGCCTAGGTTTCCTACTAATAATAATGTGATGAATCTTCATCACAGTATGAATCATGAAAGGTAGTTTGCATGTTGAGCAAGTACTCAGGAATAGAATGATGTTGTATATTCCGAGGGGAATTGAATCCAAAGTACAGAGGTTATGGTTCAGTTTTAGAGAGCCATATCTGGAGTGTTGTATACACTATGGTTTTTCTTGTTTAAAGGAGGATGTAAGTTCCTTGTATGCACATCATAGAAGATTTACTGGACTAATACTTGGAATTGGCAAGTGGTATTCCAAGGAATGATTTGACAGATTAGACTTGAATTTGCAGGAGTTCAGAAGAGAAAGAGGCAACTTGACTGAAAGACAAGATCCCAAATGGCCTTGACagtgtggatttttaaaaaagttatttgtgggatgtgggcattgcagcTGGCTGGCATTTTATGGCCCATCTCTCATTGCTGTTGGGaacgtggtggtgagctgccttcttgaactgctgcagtccatctgctgtgggttgatccacaatgccattaaggagggaattccaggattttgactcactgacagtgaagaaacagcaataacgtccaagtcaggatggtgagtagcttggagaagAACTTTAATGTGGTGGTGCTCTGATGCATcagctgcccctgtccttctagatgaggTGTtcatggtttggaaggtactgtgagaatctttggtgaatttgtgcagtgcatcttttagttAGTACACACTGtgtgctactgagcatcaatgatgGAGGGAATTGATGTTTGTAAATGTGGTCAATCAcgtcggctgctttgtcctggatggtgtcgatcttccagtgttggagctgcacacgtccaggtaagtggggagcattcgatcacactcctgacttgtgcctgatGTTGAAcaagctttgggaagtcaggagctgaattacttgcagtattcctagcccctTATTTGCTGTTGTAGCCACGGTGTTTATGTGgcaggtccagttgagtttctggacaatggtaaccccaatattagtgggggattcaatggaGGTGGCACCACTGCAtgtcaaggggcgatggttagattatTTATGGAAAGTGACGGTCATAGCCTACCgttctataggaaagatagaggctttggagagggtgcaaacaagatttaccaggatactgcctggattggagggcttgccttaagaagagaggttgactaagcttggacttttctctagagagaaggaggaagagaggtgacctgatcgaggtatacaaggtaatgagaggcgtggatagagtcaatagccagaaacttttccccagggtaggattgactggcatgagggaccatagttttaagatattaggagaaaggtgtagaggagacgtcagagataggttctatatgcagagagttgtgtatgcatggaatgcgttgccagtggtgataatggaagcagagtcattagggacatttaagggactgttggacatgcacagtgaattgagggatgcgtattttaggttattttattttacattagggtataatcctcggcacaacatcgtgggccaaagggccagttctgtgctgtacttttctatgttctatttgtgtggcacgaatgttacttgccacttgtcaactcaagcctgggtattgtccagatcttgcatttgaacatggactgtttcagtatctgaggagttgcaaatggttctgaacaatcatcagcaaacattcctacttctgatcttatggtggaaAAGTCATTGATGCAGCCGCTGAACATGGTTGGGTgtgaacactaccctgaggattcctgatgaagggctctggcccgaaacgtcgaatgtcctgttccttggatgctgcctaacctgctgtgctttaaccagcaacacattttcagctctgatctccagcatctgcagacctcactttttactaccctgaggaactcctgcaaggATGGCCTGGAACTGAGATAACTAATCTCCAACAGCCACAACTAGCTTCCAACCAGTGGAgtgtttgcccccgatacccattgattccaggttTTCTAGGACTCATTGATGCCACATTCcgtcaaatgcaaccttgatgttaAGGACTGTCACTCTAacctcatttctggaattcagctgttttgtccatgtttgaatcaaggctgtaataaggtcaggaacTAAATGACGctagtggaacccaaactggcaTCAGTGagtagattattgctgagcaggtgttgcttgatgACACCTTACATTATTGACTGTTGAGGATGTGGAAAGCATATATGTCATTTGAGAATCTAGTAGTGAGTGCCACTTTTTCAAAATAAGGGGTTACCCATTTAAAACTgaggggtttttttttctcctggagGATTGTGTCCCTCTGGAACTAACTCCATCAAAAGGTGGTAGATGCatagtccttgaatattttttaagaagATATTTTTCAAAAGCTGGTGGAGTGTTAATGAGGGTACATGGTAAtgtgaatcagccatgatcttattgaaggtagagcaggcttgaaagaTTAAGTGGCCTCCTCTTCCTAATTTGGATGTTCCTGGATTATACATTTTGCTGTACATTAATGCTTAATGATAATAGTTGTATTTTATTCATGAAACAGGTTTGCAGCCAAAAGGCTGATTTCCAGTAAAACTTGCATTACTTGGGCTATATGTGAATTTGCAATCAAGTTAGAAACATGATTTCATTGGAGTAACAAAAACAGTTGCAATGGGTAATGGAAGTTCTAAAACCTATTAAGCAGATACAGTTGCCTGCCCTAATCACATAAGTACAGATTATTTGGAGAGTGCTGTGGTTTTGCAAGGTACAATGACAGTAGGTTGTGACGAAAATTCTTGTAGAACATCTGGACCAAACAAAGTCTAATGAAAAGCTTTTTATgttagttgagggataaatactcATCAAAATACTGGAAAGAATTCCACTGCTCTTTAGATTCACTTAAAGAATCTGTTTCACACCTGTAGGACAGCTGGGTAATTGTCTAGatcttgcatttgaacatggactgtttcagtatctgaggagtcgcaaatggtctCTTTTGAAAGCCAACACTTCCAATAGTATAGAATATTCCAAGTATTACACTCGATGTGTTCGCGATCTTTTTCTTCACCGAGTCATGGGTAAGAGTGCTACCAATGATCAACAGGTGCAAAATCCATTGCAGCTAACAATGGCAGACTTGACTTGAGACATCCTTCTAAGCTTGTCTGCAGCTGAGACTAAAATACTATCAACTGGGTGTGTAGACATTAGAGGTCCTTAAAGGATATTGAGTGCTTCATTACAGTAAGTGCATCTTCCATCAATCAAGATATTTATTTCTGATATTCATGGAAAATGTACCAAACGCATCTTTTCCTGTTTAGGTGCTACTAGGACTAAGAGATACCAGTAATAGTCTGGTGTCAGGAACACTCTGCAGCCTAGCAGTGTTGGTGCCACTTCTTGGAGCTGatgtagttgttggaggtgagagagcaaagatctTCAAACGTACAACACCTAACTTCAGATCAACTGAGATCACCCCTGAAGGTAGGTGACAAAGTTTCTGATGTTTTCTTTGCATCCCACATCTTTACCAGAGAGTTATAAATagattatctaaggaaagatattatttgcCTTAGAGGCTATACTAGATTGATTCTGGGATGAGAGGCTGAGTAAGTTGGGCATGCGCTcctgaaatttaaaagaatgagtgaTGGTCTCATTGAAACTTCCCAGGGTAGACATTGAGAGTTTGTTTCCCCTTTAGGTTCTCTTCCAGAACATGAGCAaaatctcaggataaggggtcCTCCATTCGgattaagatgaggagaaacttcttcactgaaCAGATGtttatctttggaattttctacacCAGTGGGTTGTGGATGCTCCTTTGTTGAGTGTATTCAAGACTGTAGTAGACAGATTTTCATTGTCTGAAGGGTATGGGAAGCATGCGGAAAAGCCAGTTAAGGCAGAAGGTCAGCCATGACTATGTTCAATTTCAGAGCTGatttgaggggcagaatggcatACACCCGTCCTATTTCTTACCATAATAAGTAGCAAACATAATGCAAAAAGGctacagagagatatagacaggttgTATGAGTGTAAGAACATGGCAGAATGTCATGAAAATTGTGTTTTTAGAATGGTAAGAAACTGGAAATTGTTTACTTTggaaggacctgggtgtccttttaCATTAGTCAGACAAAATTAACATTCAGGTGCAGTGAGCAACTTGGAAGGCAAATTGTTAGTTTTTACTTCTAAGGGGGTCAGGAATATAAGAGTCAATAAGTTTCACTGCActtatacaaggcattggtgaggccatactaaGATTATAATATCCAGATTTGGTGTCATGCCCAAGAAAGGACATATTTATCTTTGAGCGAATGTGACAAAATTAATTTGAGAAAATCTTGGCTATTCTTCTATCTCAATCCACTTTCCTATGTGGTTCCCTCTTCCCTTAATAACCAAAAAAATCTATTGACCTGTGACCTGTGAGAAAATTGTCCATGTTGAGAGAAGTAGATTAAAcgtattcttctgaactccagaaaGCATAAGAGATGATTGAAGTGAAATATCAATTCTTAAGGTGCTTGAGAAGGATAAATGCgaagaaaatatttttcctggCTTGGGAATCTAGAAAATTTCACAAcataagggaatgggtttgggtggaatactcttgagggttgatgtggacttgttgggctgaagggcctgtttcaacactgttgggattctgtaaGAGATATGGCTGCTTGAGCCATGCATGTTTTCAATATGATCTCTGCTGATCATCACTTTTAACTGAATTTCACATTGTTTGATTTATTGAGAAACAAAAAATGTTTATCCCAGTCTTGAATAAATTTGTCAAATTTTCACAGGCTCCTGGGgcagacaattccaaagattcatatcACTTAGTGAAGAAATCCTCTTCATTGAACTCCTAAACTATCAGCTTTTTCTTCTATAATCACCAGCTGGAAAAGAAGAACCTATAAATGTCTGTCCTATCAAACCTCATTGGAATCTtttatgcttcaatgagatcacctctcactaTTCTAATCTCTAGTGTGTTTAGGTCTAATTTACTCAACCTCTGTTCATAGAACAGATCTCTCATCCTGGGGCCCATTGATTGAACCTTTATACCATATTCAATGCAAGTATCACCTTCCTTAAATGTGGGGAccacaactgaacacagtactctacGTAAGGTCTTGTCAAAGTAGTAAGGCATGCTTATTTTTGTATTCCAGTCGTTTTGTAATAAAGGCCAAATtgcaatttgccttcctaacatgCTAACCTTGTGTTCCTTGTACAATTGCTCATTTAGGTCCTGCTGAACAACATTTACAAGTTTGATAATAAGTTCTACTTTGCCATTCATATTGACAAAGTGAATAACTGCACACTCTTCCATGTTATACTACATTTGCCAACTTATTGCTCACTCCACTTGATCTGTTTATATCTCTTAGCAACCTCTTTGCCTTCCTCAATTTCTATTTCCACCTAGCCTTGTTTCCTACGTTACTCTAGATCTATCTCAATCAATAACAtccagtgaaaatagtgccaAGTTCTGATCCATGCTACATTCTGATAGTTACTGCCTAGCAACTTAAATATGTCCTGTTTAACTCTACTTTTTGCTCCTGCTCGGTAACCAATTCTTCATTCCCCATTATTTACATTAGTTTTGTTCTATATGATGGAAACAAGTGCAGAATTTTATTTCATATCTTGACTGATTAACCACACAACCTCATTGAAATGTCAACTTAACGTTGTTTTTGTTTTGTGCGCAATGAGCATAGAGTTGCAATGTTAGAATTCTATTTGGAGGGATTAAAATGTTATGAATGGAAATCTATGATATTATTCTGATGTAAAATTACAACAATAGCTAAAGCAAATTTGATTTATCTTACATTTTTCTAAGGCTCCCCTGCACATGTCAACAATAGTCATGAGCTTCACAGTTCTCTGGCCTTAAACAACAATTCATTCAAACTGTTTTCCAAGATCTCTGAGCCAAAGAAGAAACCCACATGTGGGAAAGAAAAAGGGCATACAAATCTTACTCAAATTCAGCACTCTTCAAGGTTTCAGATACTGGGAAAAGCAGGTAAACTTTAGAAAGGCAAGTCTGAATTTGTGCAATGCACTGCAGTGAAATTGGGCTTTTCTGAACTGTCACATATTGAATGCATGTAAGAATGATCGAATTGTCGAAAATATTTATTTGAAACTGAGTTGGCAATCAGTACACAGTTGAGGACTGTGGAAtcataaataaattaaaatcGTGCTTTCATATATTCTAACTGCTGATTAGGGGGTTTTACATTAACACATTGGCACTGAAATACACGGGTAAGATTTTCATTGGCATAAAGGCTGAACCATTTAAAGCAGATCCAAGTTTCATTAAAAAAAGGTCTATTTAAAATGAACATTaaggttttgttttttttgttagcAATTCACTCAGCAGCCAAGCTGGAcatttggctttttaaaaaaattgttttcattttctgaagGCCATAACATTGGAAAAGTAGAAGAAAACGATGTCTGGTCAATTGTTAAATTATAGGTGTGTGCACCCATACAAGTTTTTCCTAGTATTAAATATATACTAGATCTCCAAACTTGCCTAACTCAGTCTTTGCATTGCCTGTTTAATATATGTTTGAACAGTCTCTCATAGGTAAATATGGTTTTGACTAATAATGATCACAGTTAATTTTTATTCCATATATTTTTGTTGTAGTTAtaacttaagtttttttttaatcctttatGGACATAGCTCAGTATGAAGCACCAACATCCATAATGTCAATGAATGGTATTCGTGGGAATGATATTTCTGGAGCTGGTAGTACACAAAATTCAGTGCTGATCCATGAATTTGCTGAGGATTGGCCAGACTGGAGCAAGTCAGAGGAGAATGAAAGAAATGTAGGAATTAAGATTGAACATACAAAGGATTGCATCAGTACAGGTAATCAATCTGAGATGAAAGACGAATCATGGGATGACTTTGAACCTACTATAGATGATCATCCTTGCACAATAAAACCAGAACAATCAAATAAGCAGCAGACTTCTGACTTGCCTATTACTGGCAATAAGGCCCAGTCCAAAGGCATGAAACTTTCTTTAGCACTGAAAACTCGCTCTGTTACATCTTGTGAGAATTGGAGAAATGATAACTGGAACCAGCAGAACATATCAAAAAAGGAAAGTCAAAAAGCAGTTTCAACTGGACA contains:
- the scyl3 gene encoding protein-associating with the carboxyl-terminal domain of ezrin isoform X7, which produces MGAESSAARSCRLEEPSFTLPAGLSVYRAVLEEEQPVSVFIYQRGNEEAVNKAAKHLKTLRHPCLLRFLSSTVEVDGIHLVTERVQPLHMILEDLSADEICAGIFDVLQALIFLHDRGKLSHNNVCISSVFVSEDGHWKLGGMESMCQFSQASAEFLSSINSLRDLSSIAPEEQSAGFQILPEAHGHARDAYSFGVMVEKLLPLLGDVEHLLTSFQEALKVSLLNPDPMQRPSLQSLLTHEFFRNEFLEVVNFLKSLTLKTEEEKNEFFKFLLDRIQGLPESLMASRLVPQLLTPLVFAEPVAIKSFLPHLLRPKKDSPSDDEFNSLLSPNVFRDHVIPILLKLYSVREEHVRMVLLSHLDTYADLFQLEDLQEIVLPQVLLGLRDTSNSLVSGTLCSLAVLVPLLGADVVVGGERAKIFKRTTPNFRSTEITPEGSPAHVNNSHELHSSLALNNNSFKLFSKISEPKKKPTCGKEKGHTNLTQIQHSSRFQILGKAAQYEAPTSIMSMNGIRGNDISGAGSTQNSVLIHEFAEDWPDWSKSEENERNVGIKIEHTKDCISTGNQSEMKDESWDDFEPTIDDHPCTIKPEQSNKQQTSDLPITGNKAQSKGMKLSLALKTRSVTSCENWRNDNWNQQNISKKESQKAVSTGQTFSRQKTTAQKTSLNTGLGEEFTINVKKKPQRDPELDLFADMIPDIKVSSTGLLMPTQRTELNVTAKATEEASKYTEKTLRADGNSPTLALASKFAADIVEVETEGWEDDLNWEDNSW